The following are from one region of the Corythoichthys intestinalis isolate RoL2023-P3 chromosome 17, ASM3026506v1, whole genome shotgun sequence genome:
- the LOC130905606 gene encoding molybdopterin synthase catalytic subunit, translating to MNSLSTAEKGRDIFKLSRDRPSTDEAAAAVGDASCGAISLFVGTTREDHSEHGKVIGLEYEAYEPMVLSELARLCRDVRDRWPDVARVYVHHRLGWVGVGEASVVAAVSSPHRHEGQRALAHLVDGLKASVPVWKKEVYEGRGTAWKENAECAWARCRGNDCTQKEPSLQ from the exons ATGAACTCGCTTTCGACCGCGGAGAAAGGGCGGGACATCTTCAAGCTGAGCCGCGATCGGCCGTCGACGGACGAGGCCGCGGCGGCGGTGGGCGATGCGTCCTGCGGAGCCATTTCTCTCTTCGTAG GGACCACGCGCGAGGACCATTCTGAACATGGGAAGGTGATCGGTTTGGAGTACGAGGCATACGAGCCCATGGTCCTGTCTGAGCTCGCCAGGCTGTGTCGTGATGTCAGAGACCGCTGGCCCGACGTGGCGCGCGTGTACGTGCACCACCGACTCGG GTGGGTAGGAGTGGGTGAGGCCAGCGTTGTGGCGGCCGTCTCGTCGCCTCACCGCCACGAGGGTCAGCGTGCCCTGGCTCACCTAGTGGACGGCTTAAAGGCCAGCGTCCCCGTCTGGAAGAAG GAGGTGTACGAGGGCCGCGGGACAGCCTGGAAGGAGAACGCTGAGTGCGCCTGGGCCCGTTGCCGTGGAAACGACTGCACGCAAAAAGAACCGTCGCTCCAATAA
- the wu:fi75a02 gene encoding uncharacterized protein wu:fi75a02 yields MLSRPPSGPTPTHPLSLADKDVDRAAQTLPPPHPQCNCSCASLLPRLLAAHRMEVRRLLRGALVSLGRRVDALERGGGRNRRRVVKSARRSRRGREEEERPQEEEAVQTYERFVGRMVVCQTGGGAAERVPLTLFNFEPGTRREEGGRSPKAVVVGHNGYSAWSQNTWLDFLRAMGNQWRGRPAPYRSQWGFSDRAQLPPLRHSAAFVLRLSPAALAVLAGVTDGGPRRPLADRTAPPSLAADHCYFQAAELRLRRSKRRADPSARKRLPALPLPPRAPSSALLPAGPSAAGSREKAKRVSQIRIRRASPRETPLTPMGLPKVKRLKKKEFSVEEIYTNKNYKSPSNNRSLETIFEEPQEKDGTLLLIGQQRRRRLLLFPDFTQPRKRKRALGAGVAAVVPRKRAARRQYRAGADDGSDLDVMLVERLSALESFLAAQGTDV; encoded by the exons TTCCCCCTCCTCATCCTCAGTGCAACTGTTCTTGCGCCTCGTTGTTGCCCCGCCTCCTGGCCGCCCACAGAATGGAGGTACGCCGTCTCCTGCGCGGGGCCCTCGTCTCGTTGGGCCGACGGGTGGATGCCCTGGAGAGGGGCGGCGGCAGGAACAGGAGGAGGGTCGTAAAGAGTGCGAGGCGGAGCCGCAGAGGGAGAGAAGAAGAGGAGCGGCCGCAGGAGGAGGAGGCGGTCCAAACCTACGAGAGGTTCGTCGGGCGCATGGTCGTCTGTCAGACGGGAGGCGGAGCTGCCGAGCGCGTGCCGCTCACGCTCTTCAACTTTGAACCCGGGACACGGCGGGAAGAAGGCGGCCGATCGCCGAAAGCCGTCGTCGTCGGGCACAACGGTTACAG CGCCTGGTCGCAGAACACTTGGCTGGATTTTCTGCGAGCCATGGGCAACCAATGGCGGGGCCGCCCCGCTCCCTACCGCAGCCAATGGGGATTCTCCGATCGGGCTCAGTTACCGCCCCTCCGGCACTCCGCCGCCTTCGTTCTGCGCCTGTCGCCAGCGGCGCTCGCAGTCCTGGCCGGGGTGACGGACGGTGGTCCCCGCCGGCCCCTGGCGGACCGGACGGCCCCACCCAGCCTAGCGGCGGATCACTG TTACTTCCAAGCTGCCGAGCTCAG ACTGCGACGGTCCAAGAGAAGAGCTGATCCCTCCGCTCGGAAGCGGCTACCGGCCCTGCCTCTCCCTCCCCGCGCTCCCTCCTCCGCTCTGCTCCCGGCCGGCCCATCGGCCGCCGGCTCCAGGGAG AAAGCCAAGCGCGTATCACAGATCCGAATCCGCCGAGCGTCCCCACGAGAAACGCCGCTGACGCCCATGGGGCTTCCCAAGGTCAAAAG GTTGAAGAAGAAGGAGTTCAGCGTGGAAGAAATTTACACTAATAAAAACTACAAAAGTCCTAGCAACAACAG GAGTCTGGAGACCATCTTCGAGGAGCCGCAGGAGAAAGACGGAACCTTGCTTCTGATTGGCCAGCAGAGACGCCGCCGGCTCCTTCTCTTTCCTGACTTCACCCAGCCCAGGAAAAGGAAAAGGGCTTTAG GTGCGGGAGTGGCCGCCGTCGTGCCCAGAAAGCGAGCGGCCCGGCGCCAGTACCGCGCGGGGGCCGACGACGGGTCGGACCTGGACGTGATGCTCGTGGAGAGGCTGAGCGCATTGGAAAGCTTCCTGGCCGCTCAGGGCACCGACGTGTGA